A section of the Roseivirga sp. BDSF3-8 genome encodes:
- a CDS encoding amino acid adenylation domain-containing protein: MEGTNTAENGHNGSINGQQNHFEEKYTFKGAGPAGNTSRETFKGSLKNTAIEPIRKYSNSKDLEAFILFLSALHIVLSRYTPGRAVVVEAPSLSASAGGSKAVPLVSVYEGTLDLKSFFIKTNEQALNSFRQKQAAWTKGGGTTNVLVYHSNLHTTSPETLAAYDIAIDLTEALSGIVSVHYAAPAIREWQANNLIGHLSNTLSAYSDLTVKLADIQVVSEKEKEQLSVSFNDTKRDFPADKTLVSLFEAKANEYPDREAVRYLDQSLSYREFNEKSNRLAHHLITSEGVKKGDFVGVCLDKSEMAPLAFMAILKAGAIYVPLPVKAPKQRLQGMLDETSIKSIVTQSDYLYDFAETGTSLTALDVQLDGLDTSAANPGIALQGEDRAYIIYTSGSTGTPKGVVVRHRGMVNLLFDHISAFSITPEDRILQFFALTFDASILDMIMALGSGASLVIPSQDMLGRKEDFVSYLDQTGTTLITLTPSFLRTLDQADMPSVRVLITGGEAVNEKDVAFYAANKQYVNAYGPSETTVNATLHFVDGTEDIVPIGKPRSNKQLYIVGEDRSLLPAGVAGELCIAGEGLAEGYLDNPELTAAKFVDNPFAEGKMYRTGDLAMWQPDGTILFKGRTDEQLKIRGFRVEPGEIAGALASHPKVKEAVVLPTEAEAEEKELVGFYTPATPIEIVPSSGEYFIYDPFIYESMATDDMRVSGYQGACRGTVEGKVVMDPGTGSEMILARHCVAAGAKKVYAIEIEKTTYDKAKENLEAWGLQDKIELIYGDAGNVELPEKVDVVISALAGNVTGTDGAITIVNNIKKNLPEDVTFIPNRYFTKIGAIHLPEEDFGYKMSGISKYYVDEVFKKYGYKFDLRMCLRYFSADRLMTDYADFEVIFYNDDMEVDEERQLTLNVTKEGKIHGFALWINAMFFDHMVIDSLQETHHLPVYFPVFPEGVSVRSGDTITMQVTRSLSDDELTPDYVIKGEIVRTNGETVPYTYESYNHKKAFREDTFYQRLFDENGNVDLLPEDTEENLKLHLSARVPEYMVPNRIHKLDSLPLTRNDKVDRKALLKADAEMVNSEKAYVAPETDMQKELAGIWQEVLNKDKIGIRDNFFSLGGNSLKATQLVSRLEDHYEVAVELTDVFSNASVETLAEHMQAVIHAANSENGGANDKDIEEVLI, translated from the coding sequence ATGGAAGGAACAAACACAGCAGAAAACGGGCATAACGGCTCAATAAATGGTCAGCAGAATCATTTTGAAGAGAAATACACCTTCAAAGGTGCCGGACCTGCCGGTAATACCAGCCGGGAGACCTTCAAAGGGTCATTGAAGAATACCGCTATAGAACCTATCCGGAAATACTCGAACAGTAAAGATCTTGAGGCCTTTATCCTGTTCCTCTCTGCCCTTCACATTGTCCTGTCCCGCTACACACCCGGAAGGGCCGTAGTGGTGGAGGCGCCTTCATTATCCGCTTCTGCAGGTGGCAGCAAGGCAGTACCTCTTGTTTCGGTATATGAAGGTACCCTTGATCTGAAGTCATTCTTTATCAAAACCAATGAGCAGGCCCTCAATTCTTTCAGGCAAAAACAAGCTGCTTGGACTAAAGGGGGTGGGACAACAAATGTGCTGGTTTATCACAGCAATCTGCACACTACAAGCCCTGAAACGCTGGCCGCTTATGATATAGCCATTGACCTTACCGAGGCCCTGTCCGGTATCGTTTCTGTACACTATGCCGCCCCGGCCATAAGGGAATGGCAGGCCAACAACCTGATTGGCCACCTTAGTAATACCCTCAGCGCTTACAGCGACCTGACCGTTAAACTGGCTGATATACAGGTAGTATCTGAAAAGGAAAAAGAGCAACTGAGCGTTTCTTTTAATGATACCAAGCGGGACTTTCCGGCTGATAAGACCCTGGTTAGTCTCTTCGAGGCAAAAGCAAACGAATACCCTGATAGAGAAGCCGTTCGTTATCTCGATCAGTCACTGAGCTACAGGGAGTTTAATGAAAAAAGTAACCGGCTTGCCCATCACCTGATCACCTCTGAGGGTGTCAAAAAGGGTGACTTTGTAGGGGTTTGCCTCGATAAGTCAGAGATGGCGCCCCTGGCCTTTATGGCCATTCTGAAGGCAGGGGCCATATACGTCCCCCTTCCTGTCAAGGCACCGAAGCAAAGACTTCAGGGCATGCTGGACGAGACCAGCATTAAATCGATCGTGACACAGAGCGACTACCTCTATGACTTTGCCGAAACCGGCACAAGCCTTACAGCGCTCGATGTACAGCTAGATGGCCTTGACACCTCTGCCGCTAATCCGGGCATAGCCCTGCAGGGTGAGGACAGAGCCTATATCATCTACACTAGTGGTTCTACCGGCACGCCAAAGGGTGTGGTGGTTCGCCATCGTGGTATGGTCAATCTCTTATTCGATCATATCAGTGCCTTTTCCATAACCCCTGAAGACCGTATCCTTCAGTTCTTCGCCCTTACCTTCGATGCCAGTATCCTGGATATGATCATGGCCCTGGGGAGCGGTGCTTCTCTCGTTATTCCTTCACAGGATATGCTGGGCAGAAAAGAGGATTTTGTCAGCTACCTCGATCAGACAGGTACTACCCTGATCACCCTGACCCCCTCATTTCTACGTACCCTGGATCAGGCAGATATGCCTTCCGTACGTGTGCTCATTACCGGAGGAGAAGCTGTAAATGAGAAGGATGTAGCCTTTTATGCCGCCAATAAGCAGTATGTGAATGCTTATGGCCCCTCAGAAACTACAGTAAATGCTACGCTACACTTCGTAGATGGTACGGAAGATATTGTGCCTATAGGAAAGCCACGCTCAAACAAGCAGCTTTATATTGTAGGCGAAGACAGGAGCCTGTTGCCCGCAGGAGTGGCCGGAGAGCTTTGTATTGCCGGTGAAGGTTTGGCAGAAGGCTACCTCGATAACCCGGAGCTGACGGCTGCCAAATTTGTCGATAATCCCTTTGCTGAAGGTAAGATGTACCGCACGGGAGACCTGGCCATGTGGCAACCTGATGGTACCATACTCTTTAAAGGACGTACTGATGAGCAACTGAAGATCAGGGGCTTTCGTGTAGAACCCGGAGAGATTGCCGGGGCACTTGCCAGCCACCCCAAAGTAAAAGAGGCAGTTGTATTGCCTACCGAGGCAGAAGCTGAGGAAAAGGAGCTTGTCGGTTTTTATACCCCTGCCACCCCTATTGAGATCGTGCCATCCTCCGGTGAGTACTTCATCTATGACCCCTTCATCTATGAATCTATGGCTACTGATGACATGCGGGTATCAGGATACCAGGGAGCGTGCAGGGGCACGGTAGAAGGTAAGGTAGTAATGGACCCCGGTACCGGAAGCGAGATGATACTGGCCCGGCATTGTGTGGCTGCAGGAGCCAAAAAGGTGTATGCCATCGAAATTGAAAAAACCACCTACGACAAAGCGAAGGAAAACCTGGAGGCATGGGGCCTGCAGGATAAGATTGAGCTTATCTACGGCGATGCCGGAAACGTGGAACTGCCTGAAAAGGTTGATGTGGTGATATCAGCGCTGGCAGGTAACGTGACCGGTACAGACGGAGCCATTACCATTGTCAATAACATCAAAAAGAATCTGCCGGAAGACGTCACCTTCATACCTAACCGGTATTTCACCAAAATCGGCGCCATCCACCTGCCCGAAGAAGACTTTGGCTACAAAATGAGCGGTATTTCCAAATACTACGTGGACGAGGTATTTAAGAAATACGGCTACAAGTTCGACCTGCGCATGTGCCTGCGCTACTTTAGTGCCGACCGCCTCATGACAGATTATGCTGATTTTGAAGTCATTTTTTACAACGATGACATGGAGGTGGACGAGGAGCGCCAGCTTACCTTAAACGTCACTAAGGAAGGAAAAATACACGGTTTTGCCCTCTGGATCAATGCCATGTTCTTCGACCATATGGTGATTGATTCATTACAGGAAACACACCACCTGCCGGTCTACTTCCCTGTATTTCCGGAGGGAGTATCCGTACGTTCCGGTGATACCATCACCATGCAGGTAACCAGGAGCCTTTCCGATGATGAACTGACCCCTGACTATGTCATCAAAGGTGAGATAGTCAGGACTAACGGTGAAACGGTCCCCTATACGTATGAGTCATATAATCATAAGAAAGCCTTCAGAGAGGACACCTTTTACCAAAGGCTTTTCGATGAAAATGGCAATGTAGACCTGCTTCCAGAAGACACAGAAGAAAACCTGAAGCTACACCTTTCAGCCAGGGTACCCGAGTACATGGTGCCCAACCGGATTCATAAGCTAGACAGCCTGCCACTTACCCGCAATGATAAGGTTGACCGGAAAGCACTGCTGAAGGCAGATGCAGAAATGGTCAATTCTGAAAAAGCCTATGTGGCACCTGAAACGGACATGCAGAAAGAACTGGCCGGTATCTGGCAGGAGGTATTGAATAAAGATAAAATAGGTATCCGCGATAACTTCTTTAGCCTTGGTGGCAATTCGCTGAAGGCTACCCAGTTAGTAAGCAGGCTTGAAGACCATTATGAGGTAGCGGTTGAGCTTACTGACGTGTTTTCAAATGCCTCTGTAGAAACCCTGGCAGAACATATGCAGGCAGTGATTCACGCTGCAAATAGTGAAAATGGCGGTGCTAACGATAAAGACATAGAAGAAGTCCTTATATGA
- a CDS encoding NAD(P)/FAD-dependent oxidoreductase, producing the protein MSLYNLDKEALDYDVVICGGGLAGQTLARQLKMQFADITILILERATFPLPESTAKVGESTASIGGYYLSEMLYLDEYLKNSHYEKLGFRFYFGDSQQPFEERPELGINEYPYYKAFQIDRGPFETDLCRMNVLEGTDVQDGVSIRDIHLAEEGSDELHSVTVRNKDGDEATVKGRWVIDAMGRGGFLQRKLGLRKMKKEKPYSSVWFHVEGRLDVEDFVSLDNKEWHKRIEAKKRFFATNHLLGKGYWFWIIPLTSKKTSIGLVTQEAYHPFETYNTPEAARQWISQHEPDLSRHLEGKDFIDFKKLKNYSYSAKQVFSTNRWACSGESAVFPDPLYSPGTNLIAYENTIIRHLISLDVEGRLEQRHVEHFNHYILSQNDWLTHTIQSAYSYFDNSLVYSLNFIWDLSIDWSFGVPQVKYQTFLYAADNDELQQVNGRLFSLVVKMQSLFAKWGEKSQRRFTFGYIDYHVIPFLQHFLRIINEEGEIEDKLKRCLEKLEELALVIFHIALEDCNPEWLEQMPDPFWLNAWAISLDPERWEKDGLFKPASSPRDLSRLLEEMKSLYIDTMANGELPEEQDNELSTAFNFS; encoded by the coding sequence ATGTCACTTTATAATCTTGATAAAGAAGCACTTGACTACGATGTGGTCATCTGCGGTGGCGGACTGGCCGGTCAGACCCTGGCCAGGCAGTTGAAGATGCAGTTTGCGGATATCACTATTCTGATACTGGAAAGAGCCACTTTTCCCCTGCCCGAATCTACTGCCAAGGTAGGAGAGTCCACCGCCTCCATCGGCGGCTATTACCTGTCAGAGATGCTGTACCTGGATGAGTACCTGAAAAACAGCCACTACGAAAAACTGGGTTTCCGCTTTTATTTTGGAGACAGTCAGCAACCTTTCGAAGAAAGACCCGAGCTGGGGATCAACGAATATCCGTACTACAAGGCTTTTCAGATAGACAGAGGGCCTTTCGAGACTGATCTGTGCCGCATGAATGTACTTGAGGGTACAGATGTGCAGGATGGAGTGAGCATCAGAGATATCCATCTGGCAGAAGAGGGTTCGGATGAGTTGCATAGTGTCACCGTCCGGAATAAGGATGGTGACGAGGCGACCGTAAAAGGCCGCTGGGTAATTGATGCCATGGGGCGCGGAGGCTTCCTTCAGCGTAAACTCGGCCTCCGTAAAATGAAGAAGGAAAAGCCCTACAGTTCAGTGTGGTTTCATGTAGAAGGCCGGCTGGATGTAGAGGATTTCGTATCCCTGGACAATAAGGAGTGGCATAAACGGATAGAGGCTAAGAAGCGCTTTTTTGCTACTAATCACTTGTTAGGCAAAGGTTACTGGTTCTGGATTATCCCGCTTACTTCCAAAAAGACCAGCATCGGCCTGGTGACCCAAGAGGCCTACCACCCATTTGAAACCTATAACACGCCGGAAGCCGCCAGACAGTGGATTAGCCAACATGAACCAGATCTTTCCCGCCATTTGGAAGGAAAAGACTTTATTGACTTTAAAAAACTAAAGAATTACAGCTATTCCGCAAAACAGGTCTTTTCGACTAACCGGTGGGCCTGTAGCGGAGAGTCGGCCGTTTTTCCCGACCCTCTTTATTCACCCGGCACCAACCTGATCGCCTACGAAAATACCATCATCCGGCACCTGATAAGCCTGGATGTGGAGGGCCGGCTGGAACAGCGGCATGTGGAGCATTTTAACCATTACATTCTTTCTCAGAATGACTGGCTTACGCATACCATTCAGTCTGCCTATTCATATTTTGATAATTCGCTGGTATACAGCCTTAACTTCATCTGGGACCTGTCCATAGACTGGTCATTCGGCGTACCGCAGGTCAAATACCAGACCTTTCTTTATGCTGCCGACAATGACGAATTACAGCAGGTAAACGGACGCCTGTTTTCCCTGGTGGTAAAAATGCAAAGCCTGTTTGCCAAATGGGGTGAGAAGAGCCAAAGGCGATTTACTTTCGGGTATATCGACTATCACGTCATACCCTTTTTGCAGCACTTCCTGCGCATCATAAACGAGGAAGGTGAAATAGAAGATAAGCTGAAGCGGTGCCTGGAAAAGCTGGAAGAGCTGGCCCTGGTCATCTTTCATATAGCACTTGAGGACTGCAACCCCGAATGGCTGGAACAAATGCCCGATCCCTTTTGGCTCAATGCCTGGGCGATAAGCCTCGACCCTGAAAGATGGGAAAAGGACGGACTTTTCAAGCCGGCATCTTCTCCACGTGACCTTAGCCGATTGCTGGAGGAAATGAAATCCCTGTACATAGACACCATGGCGAATGGAGAACTCCCTGAAGAACAGGACAACGAATTATCTACCGCCTTTAATTTCAGCTAA